Proteins co-encoded in one Anabaena sphaerica FACHB-251 genomic window:
- a CDS encoding DUF433 domain-containing protein, translated as MNQQLVYSLVQVIEALSPEERTLLESRLKSHAIQKTPGICGGHARIRNTRIPVWVLVSLRQQGADDVELLQNYPSLTSEDLTAVWNYYEQHPSEIDLIITAQNEDD; from the coding sequence ATGAATCAGCAATTGGTTTATTCTCTTGTACAAGTAATTGAGGCACTTTCCCCAGAAGAAAGAACACTTTTAGAAAGTCGTCTCAAATCTCATGCTATCCAAAAAACTCCGGGAATTTGTGGTGGCCATGCTCGAATTCGTAATACTCGCATTCCTGTATGGGTGTTGGTGTCTTTGAGACAACAGGGAGCGGATGATGTAGAATTGCTGCAAAATTATCCTAGTTTGACATCTGAAGATTTAACAGCAGTTTGGAATTATTATGAACAACATCCTTCAGAAATTGATCTGATCATCACTGCTCAAAATGAGGATGACTGA